One window of the Camelina sativa cultivar DH55 chromosome 1, Cs, whole genome shotgun sequence genome contains the following:
- the LOC104700762 gene encoding calmodulin-binding protein 60 C, with protein MQTRYMERTNSMREKRKLEEDDNQQQQPERKRPALASVIVEALKMDSLQRLCSSLEPILRRVVSEEVERALAKLGPARLNDRSSPKRIEGIDGRNLQLQFRSRLSVPLFTGGKIEGEQGAAIHVVLLDMNTGHVLTVGPEASAKLDVVVLDGDFNTEDDEGWTEEEFEGHLVKERQGKRPLLTGDVQVTLKEGVGTLGELIFTDNSSWIRCRKFRLGLKVSSGYCEGMRVREAKTEAFTVKDHRGELYKKHYPPALDDEVWRLEKIGKDGAFHKKLNKAGIYNVKEFLRLMVKDSQKLRTILGSGMSNRMWETLAEHSKTCVLSEMLYVYYPEDSVGVVFNNIYEFSGLISGKQYYSADSLSDNQKGYVDGLVRKAYENWDQVIEYDSKSLMNFNQVGKTDAIDYSMPVSVPSQPSTSYSDVTVEASVYNQSPASSFPGQSQLADTTTYMHFGNSSYAPQDQLINNTHESQSMINSNGGVRLALGPATGSQNQQLVQPPPPEINSYNDWSNTCNRGVDGFLSEEEIRARSNEMLENDDMQQLLRLFSMNGGEQQTPMNMGEDGFGFHSFGETSMADYEEDRSNSGKAVVGWLKIKAAMRWGFFIRRKAAQRRAQIVQLDDDDEQ; from the exons ATGCAGACAAGGTATATGGAGAGGACTAATAgtatgagagagaagagaaaattggaagaagatgataatcagcagcagcagcctgAGCGTAAAAGGCCAGCTCTTGCAAG TGTAATTGTGGAAGCCTTGAAGATGGATAGTTTACAGAGGCTTTGTTCGTCTTTGGAACCGATTCTTCGCCGAGTG GTAAGTGAAGAGGTGGAGCGGGCATTGGCGAAACTAGGCCCTGCAAGACTTAATGATAG GTCGTCTCCTAAGCGAATTGAAGGCATTGATGGAAGGAATTTGCAGTTGCAATTCAGGTCTAGATTGTCTGTTCCTTTGTTTACTGGAGGGAAGATAGAAGGGGAGCAAGGTGCTGCGATTCATGTTGTACTGTTGGATATGAACACTGGACATGTATTGACAGTAGGACCTGAAGCTTCTGCAAAGCTCGATGTTGTTGTGCTTGACGGTGATTTCAACACTGAAGATGATGAAGGTTGGACTGAAGAAGAATTTGAGGGTCATTTGGTGAAAGAGCGTCAAGGAAAGAGGCCTCTCTTGACCGGTGACGTGCAGGTGACGTTGAAAGAAGGTGTGGGAACACTAGGGGAACTTATCTTTACAGACAACTCGAGTTGGATAAGATGCAGAAAATTCAGGCTAGGTTTAAAGGTCTCTTCTGGTTACTGCGAGGGGATGCGTGTACGCGAGGCAAAGACAGAAGCTTTTACCGTGAAGGACCATCGTGGAGAGT TGTACAAGAAACATTATCCACCTGCTTTGGATGATGAGGTTTGGAGGTTGGAAAAGATTGGAAAGGACGGGGCTTTCCATAAGAAACTCAATAAAGCAGGAATCTACAATGTTAAAGAATTCTTGCGTCTTATGGTCAAAGATTCTCAGAAACTAAGGACT ATTCTTGGAAGTGGCATGTCAAACAGGATGTGGGAGACACTTGCAGAGCATTCCAAGACATGTGTTTTGAGTGAAATGCTTTATGTCTACTATCCAGAGGACTCAGTTGGTGTTGTGTTTAACAATATATACGAGTTTAGTGGTCTTATATCAGGGAAGCAGTATTACTCTGCTGATTCTCTTTCTGACAATCAAAAG GGTTACGTTGATGGACTGGTGAGGAAAGCCTATGAGAACTGGGATCAGGTTATTGAGTATGACAGCAAGTCACTTATGAACTTCAATCAAGTTGGCAAAACAGATGCTATAGATTACTCTATGCCAGTTTCAGTTCCAAGCCAACCATCTACATCTTATTCAGACGTAACTGTTGAAG CATCAGTGTACAACCAGAGTCCGGCTTCAAGTTTCCCGGGTCAGTCTCAGCTAGCTGATACTACTACATACATGCACTTTGGAAACTCTTCATATGCACCACAAGACCAGCTAATTAACAACACTCATGAGTCACAAAGCATGATTAATAGCAACGGTGGTGTGAGATTGGCGCTTGGTCCAGCAACAGGATCCCAAAACCAACAACTGGTTCAGCCTCCTCCTCCTGAGATTAACTCTTACAATGATTGGTCAAATACATGCAACAGAGGAGTTGATGGGTTCTTATCAGAGGAAGAGATTAGGGCTAGAAGTAACGAAATGCTAGAGAACGATGATATGCAGCAACTGTTGAGACTCTTTAGCATGAATGGTGGTGAGCAGCAAACACCAATGAACATGGGAGAAGATGGGTTTGGGTTCCACTCCTTTGGTGAGACGTCAATGGCTGATTACGAAGAGGACCGTTCAAACTCGGGAAAGGCTGTTGTGGGATGGCTAAAGATCAAAGCAGCCATGAGATGGGGGTTCTTCATTAG